In the genome of Rhodoferax sp. BAB1, one region contains:
- a CDS encoding NAD(P)/FAD-dependent oxidoreductase: protein MEQVDAVVVGAGVVGLAVARALALSGREVLVLEAAEAIGTQTSSRNSEVIHAGIYYPKGSLKAHLCVQGKQMLYAYCAERGIGHRRCGKLIVATAPAQVAELQGIIQKAAANGVNDLVLLAREQALALEPALDCVAAIHSPSTGIVDSHGLMLALQGDLENAGGLVAFNSPLSHARVTPAGIELEALDGTQLRARTVVNAAGLQAPTLARRFEGLDPTHIPGAYYAKGNYFTLAGRSPFSRLIYPVPEAAGLGVHLTIDLGGQAKFGPDVQWVDSPEDLVVDPVRGEAFYAEVRKYWPALADGVLQAGYAGIRPKISGPGAAAADFKIEGPATHGVPGLVNLFGIESPGLTSCLAIASKVVELL from the coding sequence GTGGAGCAGGTCGATGCGGTGGTGGTGGGAGCCGGGGTTGTCGGTCTGGCGGTGGCGCGTGCGCTGGCGCTGAGCGGGCGTGAGGTGCTGGTGCTGGAAGCTGCCGAGGCCATCGGCACGCAGACCAGTTCGCGCAACAGCGAGGTCATCCACGCCGGCATCTACTACCCGAAGGGCTCGCTGAAGGCGCACCTGTGCGTGCAGGGCAAGCAGATGCTGTACGCCTACTGCGCGGAGCGGGGTATCGGGCACCGTCGCTGTGGCAAGCTGATCGTCGCCACCGCGCCTGCACAGGTGGCTGAACTGCAGGGCATCATCCAGAAAGCCGCGGCCAACGGCGTCAACGACCTGGTCTTGCTGGCACGCGAGCAGGCGCTGGCGCTGGAGCCGGCGCTGGATTGTGTGGCCGCCATCCATTCCCCGAGCACCGGCATCGTTGACAGCCATGGGCTGATGCTGGCGCTGCAGGGCGATCTGGAAAACGCCGGCGGCCTGGTGGCCTTCAATTCGCCGCTGTCGCATGCGCGGGTGACGCCGGCGGGCATCGAACTCGAAGCCCTGGATGGAACCCAACTGCGCGCCCGTACGGTGGTCAATGCCGCCGGCTTGCAGGCGCCGACGCTGGCGCGCCGATTCGAGGGGCTGGACCCCACACATATCCCCGGCGCGTACTACGCCAAGGGCAACTACTTCACGCTCGCCGGCCGCTCACCCTTCAGCCGCCTGATCTACCCCGTGCCCGAGGCTGCCGGCCTGGGGGTGCATCTCACCATCGATCTCGGTGGACAGGCCAAGTTCGGCCCCGATGTGCAGTGGGTCGACTCGCCCGAGGATCTGGTGGTGGACCCCGTGCGCGGCGAAGCGTTCTACGCCGAGGTCCGCAAGTACTGGCCGGCGCTGGCCGACGGCGTGCTGCAGGCGGGGTATGCCGGCATCCGGCCCAAGATCAGCGGCCCGGGGGCTGCTGCTGCCGACTTCAAGATAGAAGGCCCGGCCACGCATGGCGTGCCGGGCCTGGTCAACCTCTTCGGCATCGAGTCACCAGGGCTGACGAGTTGCCTGGCGATCGCATCGAAGGTGGTCGAATTGCTGTGA
- a CDS encoding tripartite tricarboxylate transporter substrate binding protein, whose translation MTLKTNFRRLFLASVLGLSAFGAAAQNYPNRPVKIIVPFGAGGFTDVVARIVGQKLGAAMGGSFVIENKPGAGSTIGADMVAKAAPDGYTLVMISSTHTISPSIYKSIPYDPIKSFTPISKLVDSAYVLVVNPNKVAATNVKDFIALAKAKPDVLHYASSGNGSTQHLMGGLFVSMTGAQLKHVPYRGSNGAMTDLIAGVVDSSFAGITNALPHLATGKLKALAVTTATRAPQMPDVPTLQEAGVAGYDASNWLALLGPAGMPKEIVQRLNSEIAKLMAQPDTQKALFDAGVQVGLSTPEGLTQLMQGDMVKWAKIVKDAGIEIQ comes from the coding sequence ATGACTCTCAAAACCAATTTCCGTCGTCTGTTCCTGGCTTCCGTTCTGGGCCTGTCGGCCTTCGGCGCTGCCGCACAAAACTATCCCAACCGCCCCGTGAAGATCATCGTGCCCTTCGGTGCCGGCGGTTTCACCGACGTGGTTGCGCGTATCGTGGGCCAGAAACTGGGCGCTGCCATGGGCGGCTCCTTTGTCATCGAGAACAAACCCGGCGCCGGCTCCACCATCGGCGCCGACATGGTCGCCAAGGCCGCCCCTGACGGCTACACCCTGGTCATGATCTCCTCGACCCACACGATCAGCCCCTCGATCTACAAGTCGATTCCCTACGACCCGATCAAGAGCTTCACCCCCATCAGCAAGCTGGTGGACTCGGCCTACGTGCTCGTGGTCAACCCCAACAAGGTGGCCGCCACCAATGTGAAGGACTTCATCGCACTGGCCAAGGCCAAGCCCGATGTCCTGCACTACGCTTCCTCGGGCAACGGCAGCACGCAGCACCTCATGGGCGGCCTGTTCGTCTCCATGACCGGCGCGCAACTCAAGCACGTCCCCTACCGCGGCAGCAATGGCGCCATGACCGACCTGATCGCCGGTGTGGTGGACAGCAGCTTTGCCGGCATCACCAATGCACTGCCCCATCTGGCCACTGGCAAGCTCAAGGCCCTGGCCGTGACCACGGCCACCCGGGCCCCGCAAATGCCGGACGTGCCGACCCTGCAGGAAGCCGGCGTGGCGGGTTATGACGCCAGCAACTGGCTCGCGCTGCTCGGGCCGGCCGGCATGCCCAAGGAGATCGTGCAGCGCCTCAACAGCGAGATCGCCAAGCTCATGGCCCAGCCCGACACCCAGAAAGCCCTGTTCGACGCGGGCGTCCAGGTCGGTCTGTCCACGCCTGAAGGTTTGACCCAGCTCATGCAAGGCGACATGGTCAAGTGGGCCAAGATCGTCAAGGATGCGGGCATCGAGATCCAGTAA
- a CDS encoding alpha/beta hydrolase, producing MANVQWTGGIEHWTHKGDIKLFLWQKPANPKVPHAGTILFVHGSSMASQPTFDLTVPGRPHSSVMDWFAERGFDTWCMDNEGYGRSDKHRPINFDISNGADDLAAGSEYILNKTGAGKLMVYGISSGALKAALFSERHPERVARLALDAFVWTGEGSPTLAERKKKLPEFLARNSRPIDRAFVHSIFNRDHPGCADEATKEAFADAILTLDSSMPTGTYVDMCSRLPVVEPRNIQAPTLIMRGEFDGIASLDDLLKFYQLLPTTSKQFSIMQGISHASFQQKNYLMVYAILHGFFAMPEPSYKG from the coding sequence ATGGCAAACGTGCAGTGGACCGGTGGCATCGAGCACTGGACCCATAAGGGCGACATCAAGCTCTTTCTCTGGCAGAAACCGGCCAACCCCAAGGTGCCCCACGCCGGCACGATACTTTTCGTCCATGGCTCGTCCATGGCCTCGCAGCCGACCTTCGACCTCACCGTCCCGGGCCGGCCGCATTCCTCGGTGATGGACTGGTTCGCCGAGCGCGGTTTCGACACCTGGTGCATGGACAACGAAGGCTACGGCCGCTCCGACAAGCACCGGCCCATCAATTTCGACATCAGCAACGGTGCCGACGATCTGGCCGCCGGCAGCGAGTACATCCTGAACAAGACCGGTGCCGGCAAGCTGATGGTCTACGGCATCTCCTCGGGCGCGCTCAAGGCCGCACTGTTTTCCGAGCGCCACCCGGAACGTGTCGCGCGCCTGGCGCTGGATGCCTTCGTCTGGACCGGCGAGGGCAGCCCGACCCTGGCCGAACGCAAGAAGAAGCTGCCTGAATTCCTGGCCAGGAACAGCCGCCCCATTGACCGCGCCTTCGTGCACAGCATCTTCAACCGCGACCATCCGGGCTGTGCCGACGAAGCCACCAAGGAAGCCTTTGCCGATGCCATCCTGACGCTGGACAGTTCCATGCCCACCGGCACCTATGTGGACATGTGCTCGCGCCTGCCGGTGGTCGAGCCGCGCAATATCCAAGCACCGACGCTGATCATGCGCGGCGAGTTCGACGGCATCGCCAGCCTGGACGACCTGCTGAAGTTCTACCAGCTGCTGCCCACCACCAGCAAGCAGTTCAGCATCATGCAGGGTATCTCCCATGCCAGCTTCCAGCAGAAAAATTATCTAATGGTCTACGCCATCCTGCACGGCTTCTTTGCCATGCCCGAACCATCCTACAAGGGGTAA
- a CDS encoding alpha/beta hydrolase gives MKEVIVIWSEEYFVTREGVQLYVYRKRAQAPVAGEAPLPVLMLVHGSTVSGRNTYDLQVPGGKDYSVMDYFAERGYDVWTMDHEGYGRSGWSGRGNSDIKTGALDLATAIPFILQKTGAQKLNLFGSSSGALRSCLYTAAHPETVERLGLSALVYTGAGSPTLEQRRKKLPEYSASPRRKVDLAFYEGMFNRDKPGSSEDIVPKAIAAAELPLVSEVPTGTYVDMCANLPVAAPEAIPCPTLVIRGEYDGIAAEPDLLDFFARLPTKDKEFVVLSGIAHNPMMGVQRYKFHFALETFLRRPV, from the coding sequence TTGAAAGAAGTCATCGTGATCTGGAGCGAAGAATATTTTGTGACCCGCGAGGGCGTGCAACTCTATGTGTACCGCAAGCGCGCCCAGGCGCCCGTGGCCGGCGAAGCGCCGCTGCCCGTGCTGATGCTGGTGCACGGCTCCACCGTCTCGGGCCGCAACACCTACGACCTGCAGGTGCCCGGCGGCAAGGACTACTCGGTGATGGACTACTTTGCCGAGCGCGGCTACGACGTCTGGACCATGGACCACGAAGGCTACGGCCGCTCGGGCTGGTCGGGCCGCGGCAACAGCGACATCAAGACCGGCGCGCTGGACCTGGCCACCGCCATCCCCTTCATCCTGCAAAAGACCGGCGCGCAGAAGCTCAACCTGTTCGGCTCCTCCTCCGGCGCGCTGCGCTCCTGCCTGTACACGGCCGCCCACCCGGAGACGGTCGAGCGGCTGGGCCTCTCGGCCCTGGTCTATACCGGCGCCGGCTCGCCCACGCTGGAACAGCGCCGCAAGAAGCTGCCCGAATACTCGGCCAGCCCGCGCCGCAAGGTGGACCTGGCCTTTTATGAGGGCATGTTCAACCGCGACAAGCCCGGCAGCAGCGAGGACATCGTGCCCAAGGCGATTGCCGCCGCGGAACTGCCGCTGGTCAGCGAAGTGCCGACCGGCACCTATGTGGACATGTGCGCCAACCTGCCGGTGGCGGCCCCCGAGGCCATCCCCTGCCCGACCCTGGTGATCCGCGGCGAATACGACGGCATCGCGGCCGAGCCCGACCTGCTGGACTTCTTCGCGCGCCTGCCCACCAAGGACAAGGAATTCGTGGTGCTCTCGGGCATTGCCCACAACCCCATGATGGGTGTGCAGCGCTACAAGTTCCATTTCGCGCTCGAGACCTTCCTGCGCCGCCCCGTCTGA
- a CDS encoding LysR family transcriptional regulator, translated as MRDLNALATFVAVVDAGSYTVAADRCGISKALASRHIQELEESLG; from the coding sequence ATGCGCGACCTGAACGCCCTGGCCACCTTCGTGGCCGTCGTCGATGCCGGCAGCTACACCGTCGCCGCCGATCGCTGCGGCATCTCCAAGGCGCTGGCCAGCCGCCATATCCAGGAACTCGAGGAATCGCTGGGGTGA
- a CDS encoding substrate binding domain-containing protein — MKLLNRSTRKLGLTQAGERFYERCARIVADAGDAVRDVEELSRGSHGLIRISTAITFGRLHLLPAVSDFLALNPSIQIDVTLSERFADLISGNADLVVRLAEEPRLSNLVARRLAPCRWIVVASPAYLAAHATPRTPRDLLACNCLVYDRPKGNEWRFRGRDGELSLNVSGNLRANVAEGLVDAAVAGVGIAMLPSFAASEHIVAGRLVQLFPEYALQESTLYAVFLPDRRLPERIRNFVQFLAERFAGEPAWDQPLPKNPLAREGRNARSAA, encoded by the coding sequence GTGAAGCTGCTCAATCGCAGCACCCGCAAGCTGGGCCTGACCCAGGCCGGTGAGCGTTTCTACGAGCGCTGCGCACGCATCGTCGCCGATGCCGGTGATGCCGTGCGTGATGTCGAGGAGCTTTCGCGCGGTTCGCATGGCCTGATCCGCATCAGTACTGCCATCACCTTCGGTCGTCTGCATCTGCTGCCGGCCGTGAGTGATTTCCTGGCGCTGAACCCCTCGATCCAGATCGATGTGACGCTCTCCGAGCGCTTTGCCGACCTGATCTCCGGCAATGCCGACCTGGTGGTGCGGCTGGCGGAGGAGCCGCGCCTGAGCAATCTGGTGGCGCGCCGGCTGGCGCCGTGCCGCTGGATCGTGGTGGCCTCGCCAGCCTACCTGGCCGCCCATGCCACGCCTCGCACGCCGCGCGACCTGCTGGCCTGCAACTGCCTGGTCTATGACAGGCCCAAGGGCAATGAATGGCGCTTTCGCGGGCGCGATGGCGAGCTGTCCCTGAACGTGTCGGGCAATCTGCGCGCGAACGTGGCCGAAGGCCTGGTGGACGCCGCCGTGGCGGGCGTGGGCATTGCCATGCTGCCGTCCTTCGCGGCCAGTGAACACATCGTGGCCGGACGCCTGGTCCAGCTCTTTCCTGAATACGCGCTGCAGGAGAGCACGCTGTACGCCGTGTTTCTGCCGGATCGTCGCCTGCCGGAGCGCATCCGCAATTTCGTGCAGTTCCTGGCGGAGCGTTTTGCCGGTGAGCCTGCCTGGGACCAGCCGCTGCCCAAGAACCCCTTGGCCAGGGAGGGCCGCAACGCCCGTTCCGCGGCCTGA
- a CDS encoding quinone-dependent dihydroorotate dehydrogenase, which translates to MSLIPYALSRAMLFRLDPETAHDVTIAMLARTQNTPLACTYSSPRVEDPVTVAGLRFPNRVGMAAGLDKNARCIDGLGAMGFGFVEVGTVTPLAQPGNPQPRMFRLPAANALINRLGFNNDGLDAFLANVQRATFRRRSGTPLLLGLNIGKNATTPIERATDDYLIGLAGVYPHADYVTINISSPNTKNLRALQSDEALDALLGAIATRREQLAQQHGKRVPVFVKIAPDLDEEQVKVIATTLQRHGMDGVIATNTTLSREAVSGLPHAQEAGGLSGAPVLEASNRVIRQLRTALGRDYPIIGVGGILSAADAVSKIEAGADLVQIYTGLIYQGPTLVKEAALAIRARNANR; encoded by the coding sequence ATGTCCCTGATCCCCTACGCCCTCTCCCGCGCCATGCTGTTCCGCCTTGACCCGGAAACCGCCCACGACGTGACCATCGCCATGCTGGCGCGCACGCAGAACACGCCGCTGGCCTGCACCTACAGCAGCCCGCGCGTGGAGGACCCCGTCACCGTGGCCGGCCTGCGCTTCCCCAACCGCGTGGGCATGGCCGCCGGCCTGGACAAGAACGCCCGCTGCATCGACGGCCTGGGCGCCATGGGCTTCGGTTTCGTCGAAGTCGGTACCGTCACGCCGCTGGCCCAGCCGGGCAACCCCCAACCCCGCATGTTCCGCCTGCCGGCGGCGAACGCCCTGATCAACCGTTTGGGCTTCAACAACGACGGGCTGGACGCCTTCCTGGCCAATGTGCAGCGCGCCACCTTCCGCCGCAGGAGTGGCACGCCCCTGCTGCTCGGCCTGAACATCGGCAAGAATGCGACCACGCCCATCGAGCGTGCCACGGATGACTATCTGATCGGCCTGGCCGGCGTCTACCCGCACGCCGATTACGTCACCATCAACATCTCCAGCCCGAACACCAAGAACCTGCGCGCGCTGCAAAGCGACGAGGCGCTGGACGCCCTGCTCGGGGCGATCGCGACCCGACGCGAGCAACTGGCCCAGCAGCACGGCAAACGTGTCCCCGTCTTCGTGAAGATCGCGCCCGATCTGGACGAGGAACAGGTCAAGGTGATTGCGACCACCTTGCAGCGGCACGGGATGGACGGCGTGATCGCCACCAACACCACGCTCAGCCGCGAAGCCGTGTCGGGCCTGCCGCATGCGCAGGAGGCCGGCGGCCTCTCGGGCGCCCCAGTGCTGGAGGCCAGCAACCGCGTGATCCGCCAGCTGCGTACCGCGCTCGGACGGGACTATCCCATCATCGGTGTGGGTGGCATCCTGAGTGCAGCCGATGCCGTGAGCAAGATCGAGGCCGGCGCCGACCTGGTGCAGATCTACACCGGCCTGATCTACCAGGGGCCGACGCTGGTGAAAGAAGCGGCCCTGGCCATCCGGGCCCGCAACGCAAACCGCTGA
- the rpiA gene encoding ribose-5-phosphate isomerase RpiA: protein MLTQDELKTLVGQAALHYVVPGEIVGVGTGSTVNKFIDALASMKGQIQGAVSSSVASTERLLALGIPVFDANEVGEISVYIDGADEIDGLGHMIKGGGAALTREKIVAAQSRRFVCIADESKLVAVLGRFPLPVEVIPMATQRLIRQFAALGGTARVRMKGSEPLVTDNGQHILDVTGLQIRDPLAFESEVNQWPGVLTVGVFAHQRAQVCLLGTASGVKTLTY, encoded by the coding sequence ATGCTGACCCAAGACGAACTCAAGACCCTGGTCGGCCAGGCCGCCCTGCATTACGTGGTTCCCGGCGAAATCGTCGGGGTTGGCACCGGCTCCACGGTCAACAAGTTCATCGATGCGCTGGCCTCGATGAAGGGCCAGATCCAGGGGGCGGTGTCGAGTTCGGTGGCCAGCACCGAGCGCCTGCTGGCGCTGGGCATCCCGGTGTTCGATGCCAACGAAGTAGGCGAGATCTCGGTCTACATCGACGGCGCCGACGAGATCGACGGCCTGGGCCACATGATCAAGGGCGGCGGTGCGGCCCTCACGCGCGAGAAGATCGTCGCCGCGCAGTCGCGCCGTTTTGTCTGCATCGCCGACGAGTCCAAATTGGTCGCGGTGCTGGGCAGGTTCCCGCTGCCGGTGGAGGTGATACCCATGGCCACGCAGCGCCTGATCCGCCAGTTCGCCGCCCTGGGTGGCACGGCCAGGGTGCGAATGAAGGGTTCAGAGCCGCTGGTGACCGACAACGGCCAGCACATCCTGGATGTGACGGGCCTGCAGATCCGCGATCCGCTGGCTTTCGAATCCGAGGTCAACCAGTGGCCGGGCGTGCTGACGGTCGGGGTGTTCGCGCACCAGCGGGCCCAGGTCTGTCTGCTGGGCACGGCAAGCGGCGTGAAGACGCTGACGTATTGA
- a CDS encoding glutaredoxin domain-containing protein, translating to MKTTHRPRHAALLAAAALLAVIPLLAPAQGIYRIVGPDGRITFSDKPPASNEKATALGPGGRSAQNDAAGELPFELRQLISRYPVTLYTGDDCAPCIAGRNLLNSRGIPYTERTVKTPMDVDALQQLSGGSTVPILTIGGQRLKGFLNAEWNQYLDAAGYPASSRLPAGYRNPAPSPLTSLPEAPAPSAQPAPVPVQEAPASPPPPAPSNPTGIVF from the coding sequence ATGAAGACCACACACCGTCCCCGCCACGCAGCCCTGCTGGCTGCTGCTGCCTTGCTGGCAGTCATCCCCCTGCTGGCCCCGGCCCAGGGCATCTACCGCATCGTCGGCCCGGACGGCCGGATCACCTTCTCCGACAAACCGCCGGCCAGCAACGAAAAGGCCACGGCCCTGGGGCCGGGTGGCCGTTCTGCGCAGAACGACGCCGCCGGTGAACTGCCTTTCGAACTGCGTCAATTGATCAGCCGTTATCCGGTGACCCTCTACACGGGTGATGACTGTGCTCCGTGCATTGCCGGACGCAATCTCCTGAACAGCCGGGGGATTCCATACACCGAGCGCACTGTCAAGACCCCGATGGATGTGGACGCTCTGCAACAGCTCAGTGGCGGCTCAACTGTTCCGATACTCACCATCGGTGGCCAGAGACTCAAGGGTTTCCTGAACGCTGAATGGAACCAATACCTGGACGCGGCCGGTTACCCCGCCAGCTCCCGCTTGCCGGCCGGCTATCGGAATCCAGCACCTAGCCCGCTGACAAGCTTGCCCGAAGCCCCGGCTCCAAGTGCACAGCCAGCGCCCGTGCCTGTGCAGGAAGCACCTGCAAGCCCACCACCCCCGGCACCCAGTAATCCGACCGGTATCGTGTTCTGA
- a CDS encoding M3 family metallopeptidase, whose amino-acid sequence MSNPLLDTSALPLFDRIRPEHVAPAMDALLSAADAALEHVTATDFPADWSAIARELDVATEKLGRAWGAISHLNSVADTPELRAAYNEALPRVTEFWTRLGADERLYAKYKAIDASTLNEEQRQAHRNALRNFVLGGADLRGAAKQRFAEIQERQAELSQKFSENTLDATDAWSYYATTQELDGVPADVQQAARAAAEAEGKNGHKLTLKMPCYLPVMQFAKSSELRHKLYRAYTTRASEQAEGDGARFDNSAMIREILALRQEEARLLGYLNFGEVSVVPKMAESPWEVIRFLRDLAVKARPYAEQDVADLRAFARNELGLADPQPWDWPYISERLKEARYAFSEQEVKQYFTAPRVLAGLFKIIETLFEVSIRRDTAPVWHPAVAFYRIERDGHLVGQFYLDQPARPGKRGGAWMDDVRSRWLRPDDGRLQMPVAHLVCNFADGVGDKPPLLTHDDVITLFHEFGHGLHHLLTQVNERDVSGISGVEWDAVELPSQFMENFCWEWDVLKHMTAHVETSEPLPRDLFEKMIAAKNFQSGLQTLRQIEFALFDMLLHTEHDPAQDFMPLLDMVRAEVAVLQPPAWSRTAHTFSHIFAGGYAAGYYSYKWAEVLSADAYAAFEETAGQDGLPSVQTGRKYRQAILEAGGSRPAIESFKAFRGREPSLDALLRHQGMAR is encoded by the coding sequence ATGAGCAACCCCCTCCTCGACACCTCCGCCCTTCCCCTGTTCGACCGCATCCGCCCGGAGCACGTCGCCCCGGCCATGGATGCCTTGCTGAGTGCAGCCGACGCCGCCCTGGAACATGTCACCGCAACGGACTTCCCGGCCGACTGGTCGGCCATTGCGCGCGAACTGGACGTGGCGACTGAAAAACTCGGCCGGGCCTGGGGTGCCATCAGCCACCTCAACAGCGTGGCCGACACGCCCGAGTTGCGCGCCGCCTACAACGAGGCCCTGCCGCGTGTCACCGAGTTCTGGACCCGTCTGGGCGCCGACGAGCGCCTGTACGCCAAGTACAAGGCCATCGACGCCTCGACACTCAACGAAGAGCAGCGCCAGGCGCATCGCAATGCCCTGCGCAATTTCGTGCTGGGCGGGGCTGATCTGCGTGGCGCGGCCAAGCAGCGTTTTGCCGAGATCCAGGAACGCCAGGCCGAACTGAGCCAGAAGTTCAGCGAAAACACGCTGGATGCCACGGATGCCTGGTCCTACTACGCGACGACCCAGGAACTCGACGGCGTGCCGGCCGACGTGCAGCAGGCGGCGCGCGCTGCGGCAGAGGCCGAAGGCAAGAACGGCCACAAGCTCACGCTCAAGATGCCCTGCTATCTGCCGGTGATGCAATTCGCGAAAAGCAGCGAACTGCGGCACAAGCTCTACCGGGCCTACACCACACGTGCCTCCGAACAGGCCGAAGGCGATGGCGCCAGGTTCGACAACAGCGCCATGATCCGCGAGATCCTGGCCCTGCGCCAGGAAGAAGCCCGGCTGCTGGGCTACCTGAACTTCGGTGAAGTGTCGGTGGTGCCCAAGATGGCCGAGTCGCCCTGGGAGGTGATCCGCTTCCTGCGCGACCTGGCGGTCAAGGCCCGCCCCTACGCCGAGCAGGACGTGGCCGATCTGCGCGCCTTTGCCCGCAACGAACTGGGCCTGGCCGACCCTCAGCCCTGGGACTGGCCCTACATCTCCGAGCGCCTGAAAGAAGCGCGTTATGCCTTCAGCGAGCAAGAGGTCAAGCAGTACTTCACGGCGCCGCGCGTGCTGGCCGGCCTGTTCAAGATCATCGAGACCCTGTTCGAGGTCAGCATCCGCCGTGACACGGCCCCGGTCTGGCACCCGGCCGTGGCGTTCTACCGCATCGAGCGGGACGGTCATCTGGTCGGCCAGTTCTACCTGGACCAGCCGGCCCGCCCGGGCAAACGCGGCGGCGCCTGGATGGACGACGTGCGTTCCCGCTGGCTGCGCCCGGACGATGGCCGCCTGCAAATGCCCGTAGCCCACCTGGTCTGCAACTTCGCCGACGGTGTGGGCGACAAGCCCCCGCTGCTGACGCACGACGACGTCATCACCCTCTTCCACGAATTCGGCCACGGCCTGCACCACCTGCTCACGCAGGTGAACGAGCGTGATGTCTCGGGCATCAGCGGGGTGGAATGGGACGCGGTGGAACTGCCCAGCCAGTTCATGGAGAATTTCTGCTGGGAATGGGACGTGCTCAAGCACATGACGGCCCATGTCGAGACCAGCGAGCCCTTGCCGCGCGACCTTTTCGAGAAGATGATCGCCGCCAAGAATTTCCAGAGCGGCTTGCAGACCCTGCGCCAGATCGAGTTCGCCCTCTTCGACATGCTGCTGCACACCGAACACGATCCGGCCCAGGACTTCATGCCGCTGCTGGACATGGTGCGCGCCGAGGTGGCCGTGCTGCAGCCCCCGGCCTGGAGCCGGACGGCACACACCTTCAGCCACATCTTCGCCGGCGGTTATGCGGCCGGCTACTACAGCTACAAATGGGCCGAGGTGCTGAGCGCCGACGCCTACGCCGCCTTCGAGGAAACAGCCGGACAGGACGGCTTGCCCAGCGTGCAAACCGGGCGAAAATACCGCCAGGCCATCCTGGAGGCCGGCGGCAGCCGGCCGGCCATCGAGTCCTTCAAGGCCTTCCGCGGACGGGAGCCCAGCCTGGACGCCCTGCTGCGGCACCAGGGCATGGCCCGTTGA
- the folD gene encoding bifunctional methylenetetrahydrofolate dehydrogenase/methenyltetrahydrofolate cyclohydrolase FolD: protein MTQTTGRLIDGNALSQQLRGDVARRAAALKARGVTPGLAVVLVGDNPASQVYVRNKVKACADAGLHSVLEKYEASMTEAQLLARIEALNSDPSIHGILVQLPLPAHIDAHKVIESISPAKDVDGFHVASAGALMVGQPGFWPCTPYGCMKMLESIGYELKGKHAVVIGRSNIVGKPMALMLLQQNATVTICHSATRDLKAMTLQADVIVAAVGKRKVLTADMVKPGAVVIDVGMNRNEEGKLCGDVDFEGVRQVAGWITPVPGGVGPMTITMLLVNTLEAAERAATG, encoded by the coding sequence ATGACGCAGACCACCGGCCGCCTCATCGACGGCAACGCCCTCTCTCAACAACTGCGCGGTGACGTCGCCCGGCGCGCCGCCGCCCTCAAGGCGCGTGGCGTCACGCCAGGCCTGGCCGTGGTCCTGGTCGGTGACAACCCGGCCTCCCAGGTCTATGTGCGCAACAAGGTCAAGGCCTGCGCCGATGCCGGACTGCACTCCGTGCTGGAGAAATACGAGGCCTCGATGACCGAAGCCCAGCTGCTGGCCCGCATCGAGGCCCTGAACAGCGACCCGTCCATCCACGGCATCCTGGTGCAGCTGCCCCTGCCGGCCCACATCGACGCCCACAAGGTCATCGAATCCATTTCCCCGGCCAAGGACGTGGACGGCTTCCACGTGGCCAGCGCCGGCGCGCTGATGGTGGGCCAGCCCGGTTTCTGGCCCTGCACGCCTTATGGCTGCATGAAGATGCTGGAGAGCATCGGCTACGAGCTCAAGGGCAAGCACGCGGTGGTCATCGGCCGCTCCAACATCGTGGGCAAACCCATGGCCCTGATGCTGCTCCAGCAGAACGCCACGGTGACGATCTGCCACAGCGCTACCCGGGACCTCAAGGCCATGACGCTGCAGGCCGACGTGATCGTCGCCGCCGTGGGCAAGCGCAAGGTGCTGACGGCCGACATGGTGAAACCCGGCGCGGTGGTGATCGATGTGGGCATGAACCGCAACGAGGAAGGCAAGCTCTGCGGCGACGTGGACTTCGAAGGCGTCAGACAGGTGGCCGGCTGGATCACCCCGGTACCTGGTGGCGTGGGCCCCATGACCATCACCATGCTGCTGGTCAACACCCTGGAAGCCGCCGAACGGGCGGCGACGGGTTGA